A stretch of Brachyhypopomus gauderio isolate BG-103 chromosome 3, BGAUD_0.2, whole genome shotgun sequence DNA encodes these proteins:
- the znf703 gene encoding zinc finger protein 703, which translates to MSESPCGSAADARRHTAEEGDSSDSLIRSFRSQITCVSRPPTDPVRQERRLPVRILKMLTAHASHMLHPEYLQPLSSAPVSIELDAKKSPLALLAQTCSQIGKPDPPPSSKLSSLSSSSLGDKEGRSASSALKSCEQHQGLEDKSSFKPYSKSGSECRKEGGVANGSVDKVGFRVPGGSSAATTCPTFPPHASSPRTSSPTQNATGQTQAHRQTQTPPMQRTPHAPLSHAEPKSAGSAPSTDGGSGGGNDRTGKKEAEHGKAGIDHAQLANSSQARASVNSSSGSSSSSPRPDSKPEAPPSQPGLATGHVAPVSPFKPSHSVFPLPPSTMGYHGSVVGAYAGYPSQFVSGLDHAKSSLVGGAGMGVPGKHPSSSPLTGSSPPSLMQGLCRDPYCLAYPNAPHLGGGGCLSCVHDPSSSLKSAFPLVYPSPHLHTLHPSSLSSAPPSLAHPLYTYGFVLPSDTLPHACNWVSVAGPCDKRFGTSEELLAHLRTHTALPGVDGKLLSGYPSSAASAASCHLHLPPPSSPGALPSSFSLRGSPGLGLARYHPYSKAHLPGSPTLPMHSLPASSPYHTPYALYSQRLGSASTLGYP; encoded by the exons ATGAGCGAATCGCCTTGTGGATCTGCAGCCGACGCACGGAGACATACAGCAGAAGAAGGCGATAGTAGCGACAGTTTGATCCGCAGTTTTAGGTCGCAGATCACTTGTGTTTCCCGTCCACCCACGGACCCAGTGCGCCAGGAGAGGAGGCTGCCGGTTCGGATCCTCAAGATGTTGACCGCTCACGCCAGTCACATGCTGCACCCGGAGTATCTGCAGCCGCTGAGTTCGGCGCCCGTCAGCATCGAG CTTGACGCTAAGAAGAGTCCACTGGCTCTGCTGGCCCAGACATGCTCACAGATCGGCAAGCCAGATCCGCCTCCCTCATCCAAGCTGAGTTCTCTCTCTTCCAGCAGTCTGGGAGACAAGGAAGGAAGATCGGCCAGTTCGGCCCTCAAATCTTGTGAGCAGCACCAGGGCCTGGAGGACAAGTCGAGCTTCAAGCCTTATTCCAAAAGCGGCTCGGAATGTCGGAAGGAGGGAGGCGTGGCCAACGGCTCGGTGGATAAGGTGGGGTTCAGGGTTCCTGGCGGGAGTTCTGCGGCCACCACGTGTCCGACGTTTCCTCCGCACGCCTCATCTCCGAGAACCAGCTCACCTACGCAGAACGCCACAGGACAGACCCAAGCTCACCGGCAGACGCAAACCCCGCCCATGCAGAGAACGCCCCACGCCCCGCTCTCGCACGCAGAACCAAAAtctgcaggctccgcccccagcaCGGATGGCGGCAGCGGTGGCGGTAACGATCGCACCGGGAAAAAGGAGGCGGAGCACGGCAAAGCCGGCATCGACCACGCCCAGTTGGCCAACTCTAGCCAGGCACGTGCCAGCGTGAACTCCAGCAGCGGTAGTTCTTCCAGCAGCCCACGGCCCGACAGCAAACCCGAGGCCCCGCCCTCTCAGCCGGGCCTGGCCACGGGCCACGTGGCCCCCGTGTCCCCCTTCAAACCCAGCCACTCTGtcttccccctccccccttcgaCCATGGGCTACCACGGTTCCGTCGTCGGCGCCTATGCTGGCTACCCGTCCCAGTTCGTCTCTGGGCTCGACCACGCCAAGTCCAGCCTGGTGGGCGGCGCCGGGATGGGTGTTCCCGGGAAGCATCCAAGCTCCAGTCCCCTCACAGGCTCCTCCCCCCCGTCACTCATGCAGGGCTTGTGCAGAGACCCGTACTGTCTGGCCTATCCCAACGCCCCCCACCTGGGCGGAGGCGGCTGTTTGTCCTGCGTCCACGACCCGTCTTCCTCCCTCAAGTCGGCCTTCCCTCTAGTgtacccctcccctcacctccacacgcTCCACCCGAGCTCTCTGTCCTCCGCACCTCCCTCCCTCgcacaccctctctacacctaCGGCTTCGTCCTGCCCAGCGACACCCTCCCTCACGCCTGCAACTGGGTCTCGGTGGCCGGGCCCTGCGACAAGCGCTTCGGCACCTCGGAGGAACTGTTGGCCCACCTGCGCACGCACACGGCCCTGCCGGGCGTGGACGGTAAGCTCCTGTCCGGCTACCCCTCCTCTGCAGCCTCTGCCGCGTCTTGCCACCTTCATCTACCCCCACCGAGCAGCCCGGGGGCGCTACCGAGCTCTTTCTCCCTGCGAGGGTCACCTGGGTTGGGCCTAGCCCGATACCACCCCTACAGTAAAGCCCACCTGCCCGGAAGCCCCACCCTCCCTATGCACTCTCTCCCTGCCTCATCTCCATACCACACCCCCTACGCCCTCTACAGCCAGAGACTGGGATCAGCCTCCACGCTGGGATACCCATGA